ATCCATTGGGATAGTGAGAGTGCTATGCATCTTACTAAAGATCATATGTATCATGAGAGGACAAATTACATTGATGTGCGGTATCATTATATTCGAGACATTCTTGTGTATGGCTATATTAAGATCTTGAAGATTGGTACATAAAACAATCCAACCGATATGTTGATGAAGTATTTACCTATTGCTAAATTCAAGCATTGCTTGTATTTGGTTAATGTTTGCTGTAACTGAGTTTTACTCCGGTGGGAGGAGAAGATTGTTTATTACTTATGTCTACTTAAGGAATTCAAGACAAAGTGGATATTTGTTGATATGTCTTGAATTAATTATGGGCTTGAGCCAACGTTAGGGTTTGAGGGTAGTAGTATAGATATTGCTCTTTCTCAAACTATTACGTGAAGAAGTATATTTGAACCGCCTTTTGTAATTCTTGATTCTATAATGAATTTCGCTTCTTCTCTCCCCGAAGTTTTTTCCGCaagggttttcatgtaaatctctttgttcttttcttcttcttagttTTAATTTCGTTTTAGTTTTCACATTGACATAACACCGACGGCCCTCGCCTTTTTCCCCTGACGGCCGCTGCTTCCTCTCCCGACGGTGCCACCTTGTTCCTGACAGACCGAGATCCACAGAGAAGCTTTGTAGCTGCTCGTTTCCTGCTGCTTGGAGGTCCTGCGAAGATCCAGACTTAAGACCCATTTATCTGCACGTTCTTGCCGAAAGTTCTCCTGAAAAGAACAATACAACTAAAGAGGGAGAAGGAGTTTGAAGTGCGGCCTGTGCTCCTTTGGATTTTTGTCCAGATCTGTTGAAGAAAGTTATGCAGATTTTGTCTGCCTTCAAAGTGTGACGCCACTTTGTCCTGTTCGCTTGCCACTACTAATTGTTGCACCGTTTGACGAAACTCCAACGAAAGCTGCTGTGGAGCCGGCGTTGTCCAACCCGCGAAGGAGTCCTTTCTATCTTCGTCCGAGAATTGCCAGCTTGGTCATCAAGTTTTGCAAGTTCGAATTTCGAAGGTGAATTTTGCAATCAAGGTAAATTATCTTAAATTTCTTATCTTAAATTAATTGAATGTCATCGAAAACAAGTAGGAATTCATCGTGCTCCACCACGCTTTTCACCAAGTTTGTGATGTCAGCTTTCAAAGGATTTGACCAAATCAGATGATATTTGTGGCTCTCAAGAAGGTTTGTCCAGATTCTGCAACTAGGATTTTGCTTTCTACCCTTGTCGGATCACCATGGTGCTCCTATCGAGGTCATACAGTAGTTTGTTTAGTATTCTAACTaataaaaacaaaggaaaactaacttTAGATGTAAACAAGAGCACCAAGGTTAATACTTTGTGTGGCGTGGCTCTAAGAAGACAAGTTTAAGAATAGTAGCCTAGCAGCCTGTCCACACCCCTTTCGCTGAAAACAAGCTCTGATTGAGTCACCGAAATGATGTAAGGACAAGTCTCTCAAATCTGAACCATATCAATCACCTTACCCAACATAATGGCACACTCCAAAACTTCGGTTCTGTCACACATAACTAACTTATTATTCAATCACATCGCTAAATAGACAGTCACATCAGcgaattttgtccaaaattagccgaaatgattcattgacaaattgttaaaaggtttaggactaaattagctgtcatacaataggtttatgactaaattggtataattaaaagatctaggattgaattgacactgtATAAtaggttgaggattttttagatGATTTTTCTGCGTTTGTTGTCATTTAAAATCCtcgatttcttcattttctgtaTTTTGCCCCCTCATAAGGCATTTTATGCGTTATGATGGAATGTGAAAGTTCGGGGATACTTTATGAAAATGGGCTTGAGTAAATGTACATGTCTTTAGCCTAAgtgattttggaaaaatgcaaataacatTTGGTAAAATATCCTTTGAAttgaatctttttcattttatctatCCACTTATTAAAGTTGGACTTACTTATGGTGGGGGTCACTGGACCTTGGCTAGTGTCCGGCGGCCCCGGGCCTCGATTCAAAAAGATGAAGGACCAAAAAGTATAGAAATAGGGGTTAAAAATTCCGCATCTCGCTGGGGGTAACCGAATCCTTTCGATTCGTTTTCCTCCCCCAACGAGATGGGGAATTTTTAACCCCTATTTCTATACTTTTGGCCCTTCATCTTTCTCGAATCGAGGCACGGGGCCACCGGACACCGGCCAAGGTCCAGTGAACCCCCACCAGACCATGGACGTGGGCCGCGAAGCCCCCGCCGACCGAGGGCATCGTGGTCCTCGCTAGCGGCCAGCGAGGGCTTGTGTGTTTTGTGTTTCAAAAATAGTGCATATGCAAGAGTTCTGAGTGTGACAATGCATGCGGACACAATTAACTAAATATAGCTTACTTAATTATGCATAATTATTCGTGAAAATGACAAGTCTGTTATTATTTGACCTACTCATACGTGTATTATTGTTATTTCCGTCATATACGAAGTGGGATTATGAAATTCTAAGTtattttttggagaaaatatttagaattgtgAAAATACTGTCGGAAAAAGCACAAGGTTGGGATTTTTCACCTTTATAATGACAACGAAGTTTACTTTTGGGATTTCGTAAATTTATTCCAGCAATATAACAACTATAGTGGAGTAATGATCAAGAAGTTAGTAACTTCACAATCGAGATAAACCTAACCGAATCAAATAGAGGTATGATCTTACCTTGTGTTTAAGATGCAAAATTTGAGCCATATTCGAAGATAAGTTTTTGAAAGTGGCAAAACTTGTACCGGTTGAAGAAACCTTGCCCAAGGCTGGACCGGCCCTGCACGAGGCCATTTGTGCGTCGCCACGTGGCAACCTGCCACTAGCAGGCACTGACcgtgggctttttttttttgttttgaattttattcTAAATTTAATATACGCTTCTTtgtatattttttccttctaacaATGGATCGAACTTTGATTGAGAAGATCATCTCTGCCCGACATCCAGTTCATCTGATTTTTACGCCCGCGGAAAGGTCGCGACCCGAAAATGCTGTCCGATTTCCGGAAACTATTCGGatcgcaaatttttttctttttttggggaatCGAGCTATACTGGTTATCATGGTGACAAAAATTTGCAATAAGTTTTGATCAACATGGTTCTTGTATAGTTGGAGATCCCGTGATTTGACCTTTATAGTGGAATTAATTGGTTTGGTCAGATAACAAATTTCCGGGCACCTCAAGGTCATTCGGTCATGGCTAAACGTATTGGTATCTTGAGAACCAGCTATATGATCTGGATAAACTAGTGTCTTTGGAAAGCAGTTGATGACACGAGTATAACACAATCGTATTATCTAATCGAAAATTTATTGAAAGTGTTATTTTGGTCAGATTTCAACAATGTTGTGAGActtaggtttaaaaaaaaaatgtgtctaCAATGGCAAACAAGAACCGTGAGAATGATAAATTAATAATCAAAGTCCCATAAGCTAATGATAATTATTTAATTCTATTATTAGTTATGTGTGGTTGGATTATCATTGGTACATTGCATAAAAATGGTTTACCTAGGCTAGCAAACAAAGCACTTAGAATAACTTTCTATGGCTTAGTAAGTTTCGTAGTCTGTTTAATATGTTTTCTTGTCACGGatttaattatgaaaatgaggttagCAACTTTTATAAGATGTTTGACAAGTGCCTCGCCAAGTCTTTAACAtttttgataaaagaaaaatgtcttAACATTTGTGAGTTTGtactttcataatttttattatggaaaatactttcataaTAATCTGAcagtattgtcggttatttctaaccGAAGATCTATACATCATCactgcgtgttttgcataaagtaattattaattgaaaaatcgtgaagTCAGAAATAATAACTATCATAATAGCAACTCCCCTTTCATTATTGTTGTCATTGGAAATATAGCTGGTCTAAATACGAATATATTTTGCAAATACAAGTCGCTAGACCATATGGATCTCATTGACCAACACAGTAATACAATTGGAATTCAAGTTTTTACTCACGTCCGACGTGTAAACTTTTATTTAAGCACGACATATACGGAACATGGTGCGATTTGAATCGATTTTTAAGTACGAACGGTGGTCGGCTTGAAGTCGACCACGAGGACCTTCTCCAACCTGGGGAGGAACCGTTTCGAGAACTCGACGTGGGCCGGATGAGGTAAGTACTCCGCTATCCCCTCGGTGCTCTCGAACGTCGTCTCGAACACATGCGTGAAGCCTTGATGGGCGTTCTCGATGCTCACATCCCTTCCCCTGTAACATCCATCCACACCAGAAAAAGATCAGACGACGTCGTTCAGgttagcgagagagagagagagagagagagagagagagagagagaccagtgGAAAGACTTCATGGGGGGGACGAGGTTGACGAGATTGGCGAAGCCCTTGATGAGTTCTTCGATCTGGTCCGGCGTCGTATCATCCTTGAACCGCACCAGCAGCACATGCTTCACTAGACCTTTGGCTTCCTCCATTTCTCAGGCTTTTCTCTGTGCTTGCGACCGTCCTCCGGCGGTCCCTTCTACTTATAGTTCTTGCTAAGCTACGTGTACTTTTCCACCACCCACTCCCATGTCGGCACGATTCCTCCCTTTTCTGAACTTTCTAAATGAATTTCGTCACTCCACAGTTCCGCCGTCACTGGTGACTCGATTGTAATTTCCATCACGTGATGCCGTCTTGGAAGGATGGTTTGACCAGATCAACGTGTCGTTTTCCTTTAGATCAGGTGCGTTTCGATTCATTGGTGGTGGTCAATTGGTATTCGAATTGCTTCGTAGATATTTTTCGTATGGACACTGTTTCGTTTGAACTAAAAATAGTGCAGGGACACTTGTCGCATCCGAGAAAGTAATGATTATcgcaagagagagaagaaaaaatagaaacccACGAACATAAGAGAGACATATATAAGTCTTATACACCTCAGGATCACGTCCTCAATCTATTTCCCGTATCTTGGAATGCACAATTTTGGGTGAACTGCCCAACATGGTTCACCGGCGGCGACAGATGAACTCTGCTTCGAGGAAGATGTGCGAGTAGGAGACAACAGAGACACTGCTCGGGTGGAAGATGACCGTTCTGAGACTTCTCTCGTCCAAGGTTTCAGATGGTTGGAATCTAGGAGTTTAGGACACCAAGCAGCAGAAAGGCCGGCCATCGGTCTGTGAACAAGAAAGGTTAAACCTTTATCAGCAGCGACATCTTCGTCGTCCACGGTTACTAAGCATTTCTAGTTCGAATCGTTGAGCTCCTTGGTAAACACCATCGCTATGTCCTCGGAAGTATAAGCAAAGCGAACGAACTAAATatgaaattgcaaaatttgcgTGGCATTGTGAGTTCGCTTCTAACACCTGGAGCTATCACCAGAATTCTTTTCCTAGGAACATCCACTAAAATGGAAAGAAGTTGACACCACCAGGGATTAGGAATGTCAGCCGCGCGACAGATGGATGTAACCGGAGTTCCTTTCCAGGAACATCCATCGCGTGAAGGAAAGGTGACATCGCTAACCTGGAGAGATGTCGCTGCGCGATCGATCGCTTATGGCCATTGCATTTACTCTGCTAGTTTTACTGCTTGAACTTCGAACTAAACAGACCCTGCATAAGGGGGATCGAACATAAATAAGCTTAGGCCTGTCAAATGGGTCTAAAACCCATTTATGAACCCATTTTTGTTTAAATGGGTCACCCTTTATTCTCACACCAGTCATAACGGGTTTTAAAAATCATAAgaccaaaaataaatgagtcataaatggctGCTCTTAACCCATTTGGAACCCATTTAATTCATTTAATCcaaatctcttcttcttcaatcctcAATCTTCATGCTCTTCACTCGCAACGCGACACGACACCGCttcaagatcttctctctccctctactaCTCAACTCAACTCCTGCCGACCTACGACTCTCATGGAAGCTGGCGGATCACCCGAAGCTGCCCAAGGGGAAGGTGATCATCGCGGTGGTCTTGGCCGACCGGGTCAAGGCCAAACCCGACCAGTACAATTGCATCCACATCGCCGAGACCCGCACCACGGACTCACTCAAGGAGGTGCGTTTGCAAGCTCGGTTCTCTATGTCCTTTTTGCTTATGATAAATGATGGCGAGTGTCGGATTTGGGTTTTTAGTTGATTTGGTTCCGATGCGTGGATCCGAGTTGCTTCGGTTGATTTGTGTGGAGTAGTGCAAATTGGTTGCTAGTGATGGATTGTGGAGCTTTGATAGAGACTGTCGAATGGATTCGAGACTAATCTAGATATAATTAGTGCTTTTCCTTGGTTGTTGATGCTAATCCCGTGATTTTGATATAGATCAAATATATAAGTGTTTTTGCATATGAGTCGGGTCGGATATAGGTTAAAAATTTGTGTTGctcataaatgggttataaacgGGCTAATAGGTCAATTTCGATCATaacatttatgacccgaccaacccacccatttgagACCCCTAAGTGAGCTTAGTAATCAAGTTAGGGCTATTGACTATATGGGTTGCAGGCGTTAAAACCTCCGACGTTAGATAGCTGGGTTTAGCCCTTAATCATGGGCTTGAAAATGTTCTTAAAGATTGTCGGGAAGAAACAGCAACAAATTCACTGAGATCTTAAATCTATTCGGGATCAACATCTTCCCCAGCAATATAACCAAAGATAGTATCACCAATCCAATGTCAAATAAAGCCAACAATTCTATGATTCGTTCACTCACATTCTTTATCTCCCTTGCCTTCTTTAGCCTCGTCCCCGTCGACAGGATCATGCAAATCTTTACAGTATAATATGCTTTCCATATGAGGCTTCTAAATAGAATAACTCGAGATACTTAACTTAAACATGATGCTATTAGTTTCCTCCATTTAATTCATAACCTTACTATAGCTACGATACCACTTTGTTGGGGGAGAAACGGCAACAATTCACTAGAACTAAATTTTTCCAGTATCAAAATCTTTCCCAAAACTCGACCAACTAATATCAAATCAACCTCAACAGCAACCAGCCATAATATACCGGCAATGTATGGAGTGATTTGAATTGAGATTTGACTCTAGCGCCACCGATGTTGGATGACCAGCCGGCCCCCCAACCATTAGTAGGGGGCCAGCAAGCGTCTGTAGATGAAGAATGATTGAGAAGGCCATGTGTTAAACATAGTGACACCGATCTGCTTTGAGGAGGGAGATTTTGATTTCTGCTAGCCGGAAGGAAGGTGGATTGACTTCGATGCTTTAGCTTCGTTGTCGGCCAGAGCTCCTAGGCGACGACCAGCTACCCCTTTTGAGCTCAAGCGACCCCTTCTTGATTACCTCCTTATGCTAAGTCAGATCCAAAATGCAGTGCCATTCAATGATTTAGCTGTAGATGCGGAATCATTAGTAAGGGCATGGCTTAAGCCAGCTCTTGACCGAGGGTATGACATCGCTTCTCGATCAAGTATCTTACTCGATTGAAGAAAGACGGAACTCTTCCTTATATACGATAACAAATAATGGAAGGCGAAGGCTTTGCCAACAAGCAAAAGGCTTTCTATCATAGTTGCAAGGGTTCCAAACCTTAACTACAACCTTAAATACAAAAGAAAGGCTGCTTTCGGTTGGTTTCATAAGGGGGCTGCTCACTACAAGCTATAGCTCTCAGCGTTGTCTTAGATTGAACGGCAATAAGAGTTGTCGACTTTCAATCTCTAAGGCGGGTTTCCGCTGAGAACTGAAGTACAATCAACGGAAGGCTTCCTTGTCTCGTCTGTCCTTCTCTCATTCCTTTTATCGAGCATAATGATGCGAATCAAGCACAAATTTTACATGGAAAACCCAATGCAAGAAAAATCATGGGACCACTAAAAAAATCCACTAATCACCAAGTACACAATAGTCTGtctcaagtcataaaactagaGGCTCAAACATGAACAATACAATCATATATCATTACTCAAAGATAAATTAGAGAAGGATTCCAACAATTAGAACCGTTCACTCTGTAATTCTTGATCTCGCGAACAACATGCTAAAAATTTCAGCCTCCTTCCGGCAAGATTTGACCGTCGAATCTTTGCTGAACGGAGCTGCTTGTTCTCCGTCGAAGAACCGTCGGCCCCTCCCTCTCGCTCCTTCCTTTCGAATTTCTTCTTTCCGTTCgaccaaaaatcaaattcttctTTTCGATTTCGACAAAAACATGAATCTTCTTTGTgcaaatgatgatgatgagctgGGCCCCATGAGGCGGACCCAGCCCAACAGAGATAACATAAAACAGCTCCTACTTCACCCCACAGAAGAGATGAAACCTCACTAGGTCAACAAAAATCACTGAAGCGAATACCACTCATGTAATTTTTCCCGTGCATGATAGCTAGATTAAGAAgattaataatattataaaatttcatatttatttattcgcATAGAAGTTATGCCATGGGTGGCAGCTTACATATTCAACACAGctcatgacattttttttctcctctagCATCCAAAGTCCAAGaaaaggtacaaaaaaaaaaaaaaacggaaaaaggAAGCCAAGCTAGAGCAACATAAGAAGGTCATAACCATGGTTGTTAATTATAGGTTTAAGCTGCAGATGGAGCAGTTCTCTGGTGAACGCCGGCGTCGGCCTCGGACAAAGCAGCAATGAAGGGGCCGAACTTCGTGGAGCTGTCCGAAGTGGCGTTCTTGTAGTTCAGAGCTTCATCCTCATAGATGTCCCACCATTTCTTCACCAGCATCTTGATGTCTTCcctctgcatgttctcttccttCCCAGTGTACCTCCATGGCTTTGACCCCTATCATTGATTAGCAAGTGAAAACTGGCTTAATTAAACACCATTCATTGCCATTAATAAACctaatttgggtttttttaagGCATTCTATGAGGATTTATCATGGATACAATATCGAGAATTGATAGCTGC
The genomic region above belongs to Rhodamnia argentea isolate NSW1041297 chromosome 6, ASM2092103v1, whole genome shotgun sequence and contains:
- the LOC115734184 gene encoding stress-response A/B barrel domain-containing protein HS1-like; amino-acid sequence: MEEAKGLVKHVLLVRFKDDTTPDQIEELIKGFANLVNLVPPMKSFHWGRDVSIENAHQGFTHVFETTFESTEGIAEYLPHPAHVEFSKRFLPRLEKVLVVDFKPTTVRT